In Vibrio lentus, a single genomic region encodes these proteins:
- a CDS encoding type IV pilus modification PilV family protein, with protein MTTNAKGFTLIESVIVIVLLGFAALTLSSFLAPQSAQSSDANYYNRASALGGSVMSRLLAQSYNDIDAFNGETDLSNLIQDASTYTNFQIEVAVEPVSGAASNLKSVIVEVTASSQPTVSFNAFKGNY; from the coding sequence ATGACAACCAATGCCAAAGGATTCACTTTAATCGAATCAGTGATTGTAATCGTCTTACTGGGGTTTGCGGCGCTTACACTTTCCTCTTTTTTAGCACCGCAGTCAGCTCAATCCAGTGATGCCAATTATTACAACAGAGCTTCAGCGTTAGGAGGTAGTGTTATGTCTAGGTTGCTCGCTCAAAGCTATAACGATATTGATGCGTTTAATGGCGAGACGGATCTCAGCAATCTAATACAAGACGCCTCTACTTATACAAATTTTCAAATAGAGGTTGCTGTAGAGCCTGTATCCGGGGCTGCTAGTAATCTTAAATCTGTCATTGTCGAAGTTACCGCAAGCTCGCAGCCAACAGTGTCCTTTAATGCTTTTAAGGGGAACTATTGA
- a CDS encoding ExeA family protein yields the protein MYQAHFGFEQLPFTLTPNTDFFYGLAPHFEAIQTVISALEMGEGVIKVTGEVGTGKTMVCRMLVNHLQDCTALIYLPNPMLSGADLRQAVAKELDVVVENEATLVDSIQHKLIELHTSGLRVVAIIDEAQALSDEALETLRLFGNLETEDKKLLQIVLLGQPELDIRLEAYHLRQFRQRISFSSTLRPLNLDEAVAYIDNRITKSGGNQNLFSLNHKKAIWRSSLGIPRLINQLCHKALLLSFSEDKKTLENQHLFAAMHETYDVCKPKFKTPILWGWN from the coding sequence ATGTATCAAGCTCATTTTGGCTTTGAACAACTGCCGTTTACTTTAACGCCGAATACCGACTTCTTTTATGGTTTGGCGCCTCACTTTGAGGCGATTCAAACGGTTATCTCGGCGTTAGAGATGGGTGAGGGCGTGATAAAGGTTACTGGTGAGGTCGGTACGGGAAAAACCATGGTATGCCGAATGTTGGTGAACCATCTACAAGACTGTACTGCGCTAATCTACCTCCCCAATCCAATGTTATCTGGTGCCGACTTACGTCAAGCCGTCGCTAAAGAGCTTGATGTTGTGGTTGAGAACGAAGCGACCTTAGTCGATAGCATTCAGCATAAATTGATTGAGTTGCACACCTCGGGGCTAAGAGTCGTCGCGATAATCGATGAAGCTCAAGCTCTATCGGATGAGGCGCTCGAAACATTAAGGTTGTTCGGTAATTTAGAGACAGAAGATAAGAAATTATTACAGATAGTGTTACTCGGACAGCCTGAATTGGATATCCGCTTAGAGGCTTATCATCTTAGGCAGTTTCGTCAAAGAATCAGTTTTAGCTCAACTCTAAGGCCGCTTAATCTTGATGAAGCGGTAGCTTATATCGATAACCGAATCACCAAGTCGGGTGGCAATCAAAATCTATTTAGTTTGAATCATAAAAAAGCAATCTGGCGCTCTTCTCTAGGAATTCCAAGGTTGATTAATCAGTTGTGTCACAAAGCCTTATTGCTTTCGTTTAGCGAAGATAAAAAAACGCTAGAAAACCAACACCTATTTGCTGCAATGCACGAGACATACGATGTATGTAAGCCTAAATTTAAAACGCCAATACTGTGGGGTTGGAATTAA
- a CDS encoding PilW family protein: MRMKGFTLIELILAIVVSSILLLGLANFTEVGVKGYFGTVERYRLQTEANFVIEKISREMRHAVPNLFPSAVSSGCVSFYPIVDSGFYVVSGADVNFLVSDSDSDVQSLQNLSMVINPTRSYEEITNIDNVFPLTNISQATGAGVSGAAFTLAGQASELVGGSVSNRHYIFNDDNPVEYCLSGDDFLTRTNGGAPVIISDKLNVAQSSLLYSPATVQQNGIVDLTLTFTVNGETTTFEQEVQVLNVP; the protein is encoded by the coding sequence ATGCGAATGAAAGGCTTTACATTGATCGAACTGATTTTAGCCATCGTTGTATCTAGCATTTTGTTGCTAGGTTTAGCTAATTTCACGGAAGTGGGTGTAAAAGGTTATTTTGGTACGGTAGAACGTTATCGCTTACAAACTGAAGCCAATTTTGTTATTGAAAAAATATCACGCGAGATGAGGCATGCTGTGCCTAATTTATTCCCTTCAGCAGTATCCAGCGGTTGTGTATCTTTCTATCCGATTGTAGATTCAGGCTTCTATGTTGTTTCTGGGGCAGATGTCAATTTTTTAGTAAGCGATTCTGATAGCGATGTTCAATCACTACAAAATTTATCAATGGTCATCAACCCAACGCGCTCTTACGAAGAAATTACTAATATCGATAATGTATTCCCATTAACTAATATCAGCCAAGCTACTGGCGCTGGTGTGTCGGGAGCTGCGTTCACTTTAGCTGGCCAAGCTAGCGAGTTGGTGGGAGGCTCTGTGAGCAACAGACACTATATTTTTAACGATGACAATCCTGTTGAATACTGTCTTTCTGGCGATGATTTTTTAACAAGAACCAATGGTGGAGCGCCAGTTATCATTAGTGATAAATTAAATGTTGCTCAAAGCTCCCTTTTATATTCTCCGGCTACGGTTCAGCAAAACGGAATTGTAGATCTAACCCTTACATTTACTGTTAATGGTGAAACCACTACCTTTGAACAAGAAGTGCAGGTGCTCAATGTCCCGTAA
- a CDS encoding MSHA biogenesis protein MshK has protein sequence MVRITLLSLLFCGQVAWAEQDPTAPLGWLTPQQAVPAKKAPTQYRLPSLESIVCKGDTPCYAILNGQILAQGETVRGYRVKNIDPEYVTLQRNSKQWKLEMFSLDIKNN, from the coding sequence GTGGTTAGAATTACCCTGTTGTCCCTACTTTTTTGTGGACAAGTAGCATGGGCTGAACAAGATCCCACGGCGCCATTAGGCTGGTTAACGCCACAGCAAGCTGTGCCAGCTAAAAAAGCGCCGACTCAGTATCGTCTACCGTCATTAGAGAGCATTGTTTGTAAAGGTGATACACCTTGTTATGCGATTCTAAATGGTCAAATTCTCGCTCAAGGAGAAACGGTCAGAGGGTATCGAGTTAAGAATATCGATCCAGAATACGTCACTCTGCAGAGAAACTCTAAGCAATGGAAATTAGAGATGTTCTCTTTAGATATTAAGAATAATTAA
- a CDS encoding tetratricopeptide repeat protein: MSVINNALSELAKKESTTSIEAAVVPKVKTRSPLVWVVGGFTLSLAMGGWAVSQAPKLDNPISVSAPQVEVSLVDSSGQVNRVVTPAMPLSPTQKLVDVDSELTSVTSHSMVEKSQPSVTTQSIAAKSRVDQSTKAKTTSVAEQSKAPKALKVAHQDPIYVASVSKQKSSSVNEQASAETSSASSVNSADNGMLIEQIELTSQQLSDNAVGRAQKALDANDLTGALKGYTEALRYAPRNEDVRQKLAILYFGKGDTRKAYELYQSGIKLNINSEKLRLGLSKLLVKANQAEAALSPLVHLPPNPTKDYLAMRAALSQKSQQEEIALESYKKLVEVDSANARWWLGLAIQQERQLDFSAAKESYQGALTRVGISSQSQNFVRDRLKIIDALEENDDAN; encoded by the coding sequence ATGAGCGTCATTAATAACGCCTTGTCTGAATTGGCAAAGAAAGAATCAACAACATCGATAGAAGCGGCTGTTGTGCCTAAAGTCAAAACGCGCTCGCCATTGGTTTGGGTTGTGGGTGGTTTTACCTTAAGTTTGGCAATGGGCGGTTGGGCGGTGTCGCAAGCCCCTAAACTTGATAACCCCATTTCAGTAAGTGCTCCACAGGTAGAGGTGTCGCTTGTTGATAGTTCGGGGCAAGTTAATCGTGTTGTTACGCCAGCGATGCCTTTGTCTCCAACTCAAAAACTGGTTGATGTCGATTCTGAACTTACGTCAGTGACATCTCATTCTATGGTTGAAAAGTCTCAACCATCTGTAACAACTCAATCTATAGCCGCTAAGTCGCGAGTAGACCAGTCAACAAAAGCTAAAACGACCAGTGTCGCGGAACAGTCAAAAGCCCCTAAAGCGTTAAAAGTAGCTCATCAAGATCCGATTTATGTGGCAAGCGTATCGAAACAAAAGTCTTCGTCAGTCAATGAGCAGGCGAGTGCAGAAACGTCTTCAGCCTCATCTGTGAATTCAGCTGACAATGGCATGTTGATCGAGCAGATTGAGCTGACTTCTCAACAGCTATCCGATAATGCAGTAGGCCGAGCTCAGAAAGCTCTCGATGCGAATGATCTTACTGGTGCTCTAAAGGGTTATACCGAAGCTCTACGTTACGCCCCTAGGAATGAGGATGTTCGCCAGAAACTTGCGATTCTCTATTTTGGTAAGGGTGATACTCGTAAAGCCTATGAGCTTTATCAATCCGGCATCAAGCTGAATATCAATAGTGAAAAGCTACGTCTCGGTTTATCAAAATTGCTCGTCAAAGCGAATCAAGCGGAAGCCGCCTTGAGTCCATTAGTACATTTGCCGCCAAATCCGACCAAAGACTATTTAGCAATGCGTGCGGCGTTGAGTCAAAAATCGCAACAAGAAGAGATTGCATTAGAGAGTTACAAAAAGTTGGTCGAAGTCGATTCAGCTAATGCTCGCTGGTGGCTAGGCCTTGCGATTCAACAAGAGCGTCAGCTTGATTTTAGTGCCGCTAAAGAATCGTACCAAGGCGCTTTAACCCGAGTTGGAATCTCATCTCAATCGCAAAATTTTGTCCGCGACAGATTAAAAATAATCGATGCTTTAGAGGAGAACGACGATGCAAATTAG
- the mshL gene encoding pilus (MSHA type) biogenesis protein MshL, translating to MRKLVVAILVSSLVGCSMGHRDPVEIKESLNESINEANSKALHELPSSVQDDLMPQLDSDSMSPSMETVKRFRIQANGVAARTFFASLVKGTEYSAAIHPSVAGNLTLNLTDVTLDEVLAVAQDMYGYDIEKRGKVIQVYPAGLRTVTIPVDYLQVKRSGRSLTTITTGTISNSDSNSSSSSNSNSNSSNSSNSSNSSNSSNSTSNGGTEIETTSESDFWPQLEAAVAHLIGSGEGQSVVVTPQASVITVRAYPDEIREVREFLGISQKRLQRQVILEAKIMEVTLSDGYQQGISWSNLSKSIGSGGVVVDRPGGTLPPLDAISSLLGGQTNVTISDGSFEAVLSFMDTQGDLNVLSSPRVTAANNQKAVIKVGTDEYYVTDLSSAVGSGDNANVAPEVELTPFFSGISLDVTPQIDDKGSVFLHVHPAVIEVEEEVKELNLGSTTGVVQLPLAKSSIRESDSVIRAKDGDVVVIGGLMKSNTSDVTSKVPFLGDIPALGHLFRNTNQLTQKTELVILLKPTIVGVNTWQSELERSRDLLQEWFPDEE from the coding sequence ATGCGTAAACTTGTAGTAGCAATTCTAGTGTCATCTTTAGTCGGTTGTTCGATGGGGCATCGTGACCCTGTTGAGATAAAAGAGTCTTTGAACGAATCCATTAATGAAGCCAATAGCAAAGCGCTTCATGAGCTTCCTTCATCGGTTCAAGACGACCTCATGCCACAACTTGATTCAGACTCTATGTCTCCGAGTATGGAAACGGTTAAGCGCTTTCGTATTCAGGCGAACGGTGTCGCAGCAAGAACCTTCTTTGCTAGCTTAGTTAAAGGTACTGAATACAGTGCTGCTATTCATCCAAGCGTGGCTGGGAACCTTACGTTAAATCTAACCGATGTGACGCTAGATGAAGTGTTGGCTGTTGCTCAAGATATGTATGGCTACGATATTGAGAAGCGTGGCAAAGTGATTCAGGTTTACCCTGCCGGCCTTCGAACGGTAACGATTCCTGTCGATTACTTACAAGTGAAGCGTTCTGGTCGCTCATTAACGACGATTACTACCGGCACGATCTCTAACTCAGACTCTAACTCTTCAAGCTCTTCAAATTCGAACTCAAACTCGTCGAATTCATCTAACTCTTCTAATTCGTCCAATTCATCGAATTCGACGTCGAATGGCGGAACAGAAATTGAAACGACATCTGAAAGTGATTTTTGGCCACAGCTTGAGGCTGCAGTTGCTCACTTAATTGGATCTGGTGAAGGACAAAGTGTCGTGGTTACCCCACAAGCCAGTGTCATTACGGTACGCGCTTATCCTGATGAAATTCGTGAAGTTCGAGAGTTTTTAGGTATTTCTCAGAAACGTTTGCAGCGCCAAGTTATCTTAGAAGCCAAGATAATGGAAGTGACCTTGAGTGATGGCTACCAACAGGGTATTAGCTGGTCTAATTTATCTAAGTCGATTGGTAGCGGTGGTGTTGTTGTTGACCGACCTGGCGGAACATTGCCTCCATTAGATGCCATCAGCTCTTTGTTAGGTGGACAAACCAACGTAACGATTTCAGATGGCAGCTTTGAAGCGGTTTTGAGCTTTATGGATACTCAAGGTGACTTGAATGTTCTGTCTAGCCCGCGAGTAACGGCTGCAAATAACCAGAAAGCAGTAATAAAAGTAGGTACAGACGAATACTACGTGACGGATTTATCAAGCGCGGTAGGCAGTGGGGACAATGCGAATGTTGCTCCCGAAGTTGAGTTAACTCCGTTCTTCTCTGGTATCTCTTTAGATGTGACCCCTCAGATAGACGATAAAGGTAGCGTATTCTTACATGTTCACCCTGCCGTTATTGAGGTCGAGGAAGAAGTGAAAGAGCTCAACCTTGGTTCTACAACGGGCGTGGTGCAGCTACCTTTAGCTAAAAGCTCTATTCGTGAGTCTGACTCAGTCATTCGCGCAAAAGATGGCGATGTGGTTGTGATTGGTGGTTTGATGAAATCTAACACCAGTGATGTGACGTCTAAAGTCCCATTCCTTGGTGATATCCCAGCTCTCGGTCATTTGTTCCGTAACACGAACCAATTAACTCAAAAAACTGAGCTTGTGATCTTATTGAAACCGACCATTGTGGGCGTCAATACTTGGCAGTCTGAGTTGGAGCGTTCCCGAGACCTTCTACAAGAATGGTTCCCCGATGAAGAGTAG
- a CDS encoding prepilin-type N-terminal cleavage/methylation domain-containing protein encodes MKRQGGFTLIELVVVIVILGILAVTAAPRFLNLQDDAKESALQGLAGAMNGASGIVFGKSAIAGLEASAAASITENNVTINTVFGYPEATSAGIGNATDMDGFNILAGGGTAQGDTIEYGFTGYTDFCVQYTAATSSAQATARVVSSASNTNCQ; translated from the coding sequence ATGAAAAGACAAGGCGGTTTCACCCTAATCGAACTAGTGGTTGTAATTGTTATTCTAGGTATTCTTGCTGTAACTGCGGCACCACGTTTCCTAAACCTGCAAGATGATGCGAAAGAGTCAGCGCTTCAAGGTCTTGCTGGTGCAATGAATGGCGCATCGGGTATTGTATTTGGTAAGTCAGCGATTGCTGGTCTAGAAGCTAGTGCTGCTGCATCAATTACTGAAAATAACGTGACAATTAACACGGTTTTTGGCTACCCAGAAGCTACTTCAGCTGGTATCGGTAATGCAACTGATATGGATGGCTTCAACATTCTTGCTGGCGGTGGTACTGCTCAAGGTGACACTATCGAATATGGTTTTACTGGTTACACAGACTTCTGTGTTCAATACACAGCTGCAACATCATCAGCTCAAGCTACAGCTCGTGTAGTGTCAAGTGCAAGCAATACAAACTGTCAATAA
- a CDS encoding MSHA biogenesis protein MshF, with the protein MLNNLQRSRFVIWSVVILFLIVGLLSVSKTVEEEATNTAFIVASKQMLERANRFKQQYLLTGVERNGISEQPRLYSRTGWIMPIQGSERDCNYWLDQLYPQGSILGLSSPSVEDKSDNIQFHCSYHYSDKYQVDILLKKERFSIKANILAL; encoded by the coding sequence ATGCTAAATAACCTACAGCGCTCACGTTTTGTTATTTGGAGTGTGGTTATTCTTTTTCTGATTGTAGGCCTACTTTCGGTATCAAAAACGGTAGAAGAAGAAGCGACTAACACGGCATTTATCGTGGCGAGTAAGCAAATGCTAGAGCGAGCCAATCGTTTCAAGCAGCAGTATTTATTAACGGGTGTTGAGCGAAATGGTATTTCAGAGCAACCAAGGTTATATAGCCGAACGGGTTGGATAATGCCGATCCAAGGCTCAGAACGGGACTGCAATTATTGGCTGGATCAATTGTATCCTCAGGGGAGCATTTTAGGGCTAAGCTCTCCAAGTGTTGAAGATAAAAGTGATAACATACAGTTTCACTGTAGTTATCATTATAGTGATAAGTATCAGGTAGATATATTACTCAAAAAAGAAAGATTTAGTATTAAAGCCAATATTTTGGCTTTGTGA
- a CDS encoding type II secretion system F family protein, with protein sequence MPTYRYVGRSSDGSQVTGQLDANNEDLAAESLMSKGIIPTSIKLGKSGGSVLDMDVSSLFSPNVPLEVLVLFCRQLYSLTKAGVPLLRSMKGLTQNCENKQLKAALEDVVAELTNGRGLSASMQMHPKVFSPLFVSMIGVGENTGRLDQALLQLAGYYEQEVETRKRIKTAMRYPTFVISFILIAMFILNIKVIPQFSSMFARFGVDLPLPTRILIGMSEFFVNYWGLMLAVIFSLIFAFKAWVKTDKGLEKWDRLRLKMPVIGGVVNRALLSRFSRTFALMLKAGVPLNQSLALSAEALDNRFLELRVQAMKSAIEAGSTVSSTAINSEIFTPLVIQMISVGEETGRIDELLLEVADFYDREVDYDLKTLTARIEPILLTVVAGMVLILALGIFLPMWGMLDAIKG encoded by the coding sequence ATGCCAACGTATCGTTATGTAGGTCGTAGTTCTGATGGCAGTCAAGTGACTGGCCAGTTGGATGCGAATAACGAAGATCTTGCTGCTGAAAGCTTGATGAGCAAGGGGATCATTCCTACCTCTATCAAATTGGGGAAAAGTGGCGGGTCAGTGTTAGATATGGATGTGTCTAGCCTGTTTTCTCCTAATGTACCTCTAGAAGTCTTAGTTCTATTTTGCCGACAGTTATACAGCCTCACTAAAGCGGGTGTTCCATTATTGAGGTCGATGAAAGGCCTTACCCAAAACTGCGAAAATAAACAGTTGAAAGCGGCTTTAGAAGACGTGGTTGCAGAGTTAACCAATGGTCGTGGATTATCGGCATCGATGCAGATGCACCCAAAAGTGTTCAGTCCATTATTTGTCTCGATGATCGGTGTTGGTGAAAACACCGGTCGTTTAGATCAGGCTTTGCTGCAATTAGCTGGATACTACGAACAGGAAGTTGAGACTCGTAAGCGAATCAAGACCGCGATGCGTTATCCAACCTTTGTTATCAGCTTTATTTTGATTGCGATGTTCATTCTGAACATCAAGGTTATCCCACAGTTTTCTAGTATGTTCGCGCGCTTTGGTGTCGATCTACCACTACCGACTCGTATCTTGATTGGTATGTCCGAGTTCTTTGTAAATTATTGGGGCTTAATGCTCGCGGTTATTTTCAGTCTTATCTTTGCGTTTAAAGCATGGGTCAAAACAGACAAAGGGCTGGAAAAGTGGGATAGGTTACGTTTAAAAATGCCGGTTATTGGTGGAGTGGTGAATCGAGCGCTACTGTCACGTTTTTCTCGTACTTTTGCTCTAATGCTGAAAGCGGGTGTACCACTTAACCAATCATTAGCGTTATCAGCTGAGGCTTTGGACAATCGCTTTCTAGAACTGCGAGTTCAAGCCATGAAATCGGCAATAGAAGCAGGTAGTACGGTTTCATCTACTGCGATCAACAGCGAAATTTTCACACCGCTCGTGATACAAATGATTTCAGTGGGTGAAGAAACAGGTCGCATTGATGAGCTGCTTCTTGAGGTGGCTGATTTTTACGATCGAGAGGTCGATTATGATCTGAAAACTTTAACGGCCAGAATTGAACCGATTTTGCTGACGGTAGTTGCAGGCATGGTGCTGATTTTAGCGCTAGGTATTTTCTTACCTATGTGGGGAATGCTGGATGCAATCAAAGGTTAG
- a CDS encoding prepilin-type N-terminal cleavage/methylation domain-containing protein has translation MDNSPTSKGFTLVELIIVIIIIAIVSVTAVSRMSGRSSFELYALQDQVISVVRQVQVNRMQSNIDSSSSLDSDNFRLFANSNCLGSPNACSSDENTEPRSDRVMDDEYSFEYQPNLTENILEFDLLGNPLFVASAGVGIAISEQRNTSNRVWVCINEQGFVSAEIGGC, from the coding sequence ATGGATAACAGCCCCACATCCAAAGGCTTTACTCTGGTAGAGCTGATCATTGTTATCATTATCATCGCCATCGTATCTGTTACTGCTGTATCACGTATGTCCGGTCGAAGTAGTTTTGAACTTTACGCTTTGCAGGATCAAGTGATATCAGTTGTGAGGCAAGTGCAAGTCAATCGTATGCAATCAAATATTGATTCGTCTTCAAGCCTAGACTCAGATAACTTTCGACTTTTCGCAAACAGCAATTGCCTAGGCTCTCCTAATGCGTGTTCCTCAGATGAAAACACGGAGCCAAGAAGTGATCGTGTGATGGATGACGAATACTCATTCGAATACCAGCCAAACCTCACCGAGAATATTCTTGAATTTGATCTCCTTGGTAACCCTTTATTTGTAGCTTCCGCCGGAGTAGGCATCGCAATCAGTGAACAAAGAAACACTAGTAACCGTGTTTGGGTATGTATCAATGAACAAGGATTCGTTTCTGCTGAAATAGGAGGGTGTTGA
- a CDS encoding prepilin-type N-terminal cleavage/methylation domain-containing protein yields the protein MLKNQKGFSLVELVIVIVVVGLLAVAALPRFLDVTDEAKKSSIEGVAGGFATAVLSARAQWEAEARPSEKIGVETYNTVNYDGVDFWLTRSKNSNNEDTDFRDGYPWTLNNNSGTAPQDISDKTCSELMENLLQNPPKVGEVSVVASDSNYKYSAQANSGDATCTYVQLEGSTEHQFVYEIKTGRVTVTLQ from the coding sequence ATGCTTAAGAATCAAAAGGGTTTCTCCCTTGTCGAATTAGTCATAGTGATTGTGGTCGTTGGTTTATTGGCGGTAGCTGCTTTACCTCGTTTTCTCGATGTGACAGATGAAGCCAAGAAATCAAGCATTGAAGGCGTCGCTGGTGGTTTTGCAACGGCAGTTTTGTCGGCAAGAGCACAGTGGGAAGCAGAAGCGCGACCATCAGAGAAGATAGGTGTTGAAACATACAATACTGTAAATTATGATGGTGTTGATTTTTGGTTAACAAGATCAAAGAACAGTAACAACGAAGATACCGACTTTCGAGACGGCTACCCTTGGACTCTGAACAACAATTCTGGCACTGCGCCACAAGATATTTCAGATAAAACATGTTCTGAACTGATGGAAAACTTGCTGCAAAATCCACCTAAAGTTGGTGAAGTCTCAGTTGTTGCTAGTGACTCAAATTACAAATATTCAGCGCAAGCGAATTCAGGTGATGCAACGTGTACTTACGTTCAATTAGAAGGTAGTACCGAGCACCAATTTGTTTACGAAATTAAAACTGGTCGTGTGACCGTAACTTTGCAGTAA
- a CDS encoding GspE/PulE family protein has translation MQIRLRKRLGDLLVEEGIITEAQVAQALAAQKSTGRKLGDALIELGFLSEQQMLSFLSQQLAIPLIDLSRANVDVEAVQLLPEVHARRLRALVIGRQGDTLRVAMSDPADLFAQESLLGQLGDYALEFVVAQERQLVDGFDRYYRRTKEIASFAEQLHAEHQVNDAFDFDIAGEDSDEVTVVKLINSLFEDAIQVGASDIHIEPDSNVLRLRQRIDGVLHETLLNEVNIASALVLRLKLMANLDISEKRLPQDGRFNIRAKGQSVDIRMSTMPVQHGESVVMRLLNQSAGLRKLEASGIPNDLLVRLRQQLRRPHGMILVTGPTGSGKTTTLYGALSELNEPGKKIITAEDPVEYRLPRVNQVQVNPKINLDFSTVLRTFLRQDPDIILIGEMRDHETVEIGLRAALTGHLVLSTLHTNDAVDSALRMMDMGAPGYLVASAVRAVVAQRLVRKVCTDCKVDDELDEPRKQWLSVRFPNQVGVPFMKGRGCQNCNLTGYRGRIGVFEMLELEQNMMDALRANDAVGFAQTARQSDNYKPLLASAMELALQGVVSLDEIMHLGEGDASGATDPIYL, from the coding sequence ATGCAAATTAGATTAAGAAAGCGACTTGGTGATTTGCTCGTAGAAGAAGGCATCATTACCGAGGCTCAAGTTGCACAAGCACTGGCCGCTCAGAAAAGTACCGGGCGCAAGCTTGGCGATGCCTTGATTGAACTTGGTTTCTTGTCTGAACAGCAGATGCTGAGCTTTTTGTCTCAACAGCTAGCGATTCCTCTGATTGATTTAAGTCGAGCCAATGTAGATGTAGAAGCGGTTCAGCTTTTACCCGAGGTACATGCTCGTCGCCTTCGTGCATTGGTGATTGGCCGTCAAGGCGATACCTTGCGTGTTGCAATGAGTGATCCCGCCGATCTGTTTGCTCAGGAATCATTACTTGGCCAACTAGGTGATTACGCACTTGAATTTGTTGTCGCTCAAGAGAGACAGTTAGTCGATGGTTTTGACCGCTACTATCGTCGAACCAAAGAGATTGCTTCTTTCGCCGAGCAGCTCCATGCCGAGCACCAAGTTAATGATGCCTTTGATTTTGATATCGCGGGTGAAGACAGCGACGAAGTTACAGTTGTTAAACTCATCAACTCTTTGTTTGAGGATGCAATTCAAGTTGGTGCTTCCGATATCCATATCGAACCAGACTCTAATGTATTACGTCTTCGTCAGCGTATTGATGGTGTGTTGCATGAAACACTATTGAATGAAGTGAATATTGCCTCTGCTTTGGTGCTGCGCTTGAAATTGATGGCGAACTTGGATATTTCTGAGAAGCGCTTACCTCAAGATGGTCGTTTCAATATTCGAGCTAAAGGCCAGTCGGTTGATATTCGTATGTCGACCATGCCGGTACAACATGGCGAGTCTGTGGTGATGCGTTTGCTTAACCAATCAGCAGGATTACGTAAGCTAGAAGCATCGGGTATCCCCAATGATCTTCTTGTTCGTCTTCGCCAACAATTACGCCGTCCTCATGGCATGATCTTGGTTACTGGCCCAACAGGTTCTGGTAAAACGACGACCTTATATGGTGCGTTAAGCGAATTAAACGAACCGGGTAAAAAGATCATTACTGCGGAAGATCCGGTCGAATACCGTCTTCCTCGCGTGAATCAGGTTCAAGTAAACCCTAAGATCAACCTCGACTTCTCGACTGTCTTGAGAACCTTCCTACGTCAGGATCCCGATATCATTCTTATTGGTGAGATGCGTGACCACGAAACGGTTGAGATTGGCCTAAGGGCAGCATTAACCGGTCACTTAGTTTTAAGTACTCTCCATACCAACGATGCAGTAGATAGTGCACTCCGTATGATGGACATGGGTGCTCCCGGTTATCTCGTGGCAAGTGCCGTGAGAGCGGTTGTCGCACAGCGATTAGTTCGTAAAGTGTGTACTGATTGTAAGGTCGATGACGAACTCGATGAGCCTCGTAAGCAGTGGCTGAGTGTACGTTTCCCTAACCAAGTGGGTGTGCCGTTTATGAAAGGTCGTGGTTGCCAGAACTGCAACTTAACCGGTTACCGCGGGCGAATTGGTGTATTTGAAATGTTGGAGCTAGAGCAAAACATGATGGATGCGCTCAGAGCCAACGACGCTGTTGGTTTTGCTCAAACAGCCAGACAGTCTGACAATTACAAACCGTTATTGGCTTCTGCGATGGAACTGGCTTTGCAAGGTGTAGTGAGCCTCGATGAGATCATGCACCTGGGTGAAGGCGATGCCTCCGGTGCAACCGATCCAATTTATCTGTAA